A window from Bufo bufo chromosome 1, aBufBuf1.1, whole genome shotgun sequence encodes these proteins:
- the LOC120988883 gene encoding G-protein coupled receptor family C group 6 member A-like: protein MKEKLETDTPDLLGISVSGDILFGAVLPLHMEKEYPKLLYTEKPKQAICRKLSLETYLQLHVVKYATTEINSNPDLLPNITLGYRLYDSCSVLQRELEGTMWMTTGDTKAIPNFQCRRNEKLAAIIGHSTSTYSILMAHILGLTRYPQISHLSTSSLLSDRTQFPSFFRTVPSDAFQSKGLSQLALHFGWTWMGLVALANDYGQQGIQVIKQEILKSGACVEFTEYIQINRPSSNIPHIGQVIKASTAQAVVIFSTDVHFLPLLNELFRQNVTEKIWLASEGWSTTSLFSLEKYSKLLAGTVGFAFYSRNIPGFQDYVDHLSPSKLPEKPWNWMFWEENVGCEFLNFENFEFSRQRPSRNCTNNDKIADFQTYLKNVSSIRISYNLYSAIYVIAQALHDLQTCRPGNSPFINRSCSDFWNFKPWQIPISVCSERCPLGFRKAPLSRKPTCCYQCIPCALGEITNKTDANECLKCPWDQWPNEQKDKCLPKLTEFLSHEETLGIILMSTSITSSLIPLGVLGLLIYYKATPIVKANNYTVSCLLLASMSLCFLSSLAFIGYPNNIKCLLRQVTFGMAFALCVSCVLAKTVMVLIAFKATKPNSCLTKWARPQVSYLMIVLGTFLQLLISVTWLLITPPFPQYNLNAKSGVIIAECNEGSLAGFWCTTGYLGILALASFLVAFLTRQLPSRYNEARFITFSMLAFLSVWVSYIPASLSTSGKYTVAMEIFAILSSNWAMLCCMFAPKCYIIMFQPSMNSRKHLLGNR, encoded by the exons ATACTCCTGACTTGTTGGGAATATCTGTTAGTGGAGACATCTTATTCGGAGCAGTTTTACCTCTCCATATGGAGAAAGAATACCCCAAGCTCTTGTATACTGAAAAACCAAAGCAAGCCATCTGCAGAAA GTTATCCTTGGAAACTTACCTTCAGCTACATGTGGTGAAATATGCCACCACAGAGATAAACAGCAATCCTGACCTTCTCCCAAACATCACCCTGGGCTATCGATTATATGATTCCTGCTCTGTACTTCAGAGGGAGTTGGAGGGGACGATGTGGATGACGACGGGGGACACAAAAGCCATTCCCAACTTTCAGTGCCGAAGAAATGAGAAACTAGCGGCTATCATTGGCCATTCCACTTCCACCTACTCCATTCTTATGGCTCATATTCTTGGGCTGACCAGGTATCCACAA ATAAGTCACTTGTCAACCAGTTCCCTCTTGAGTGATAGAACCCAGTTTCCTTCTTTCTTTCGGACTGTACCAAGTGATGCCTTCCAATCCAAAGGACTCTCTCAGCTCGCTCTACATTTTGGCTGGACATGGATGGGATTAGTGGCTCTGGCTAATGATTATGGTCAACAGGGAATTCAAGTTATTAAGCAAGAAATCCTTAAATCTGGGGCTTGTGTGGAGTTCACAGAGTATATTCAGATTAATAGACCCAGCAGCAACATTCCTCATATTGGTCAAGTCATAAAAGCTTCTACAGCTCAAGCTGTGGTCATCTTTTCTACTGATGTCCACTTCCTGCCCTTACTGAATGAGCTTTTCAGACAAAATGTTACTGAAAAGATATGGTTGGCCAGTGAAGGTTGGTCAACCACTTcattattttctttagaaaaataTTCCAAGCTTCTTGCAGGAACCGTGGGGTTTGCCTTCTACAGTAGAAATATTCCTGGATTCCAGGACTATGTAGACCATCTCAGCCCCAGCAAACTACCAGAAAAGCCTTGGAATTGGATGTTCTGGGAAGAAAATGTTGGTTGTGAATTTTTAAACTTTGAAAACTTTGAGTTCTCCCGACAGAGACCGTCAAGGAACTGCACAAATAATGATAAAATTGCAGATTTTCAAACATACCTAAAAAACGTATCCAGCATTCGCATTTCATACAATCTTTACAGTGCCATTTATGTGATTGCCCAAGCTTTGCATGACCTGCAAACGTGCAGACCAGGAAACAGTCCTTTTATCAACAGAAGCTGTTCAGATTTCTGGAACTTTAAACCTTGGCAG ATTCCCATCTCAGTTTGTAGTGAAAGATGTCCTCTGGGTTTCAGAAAAGCACCTCTTAGTAGAAAACCTACCTGCTGCTATCAGTGTATCCCCTGCGCTCTTGGAGAAATCACTAATAAAACTG ATGCAAATGAATGCCTTAAATGTCCATGGGACCAATGGCCAAACGAACAAAAAGATAAATGTCTACCAAAGCTTACCGAGTTCCTCTCCCATGAAGAGACCTTAGGCATCATTTTGATGTCCACCAGTATCACATCCTCCTTAATTCCTTTAGGTGTCCTCGGCCTTTTGATTTATTACAAGGCCACTCCCATAGTAAAAGCCAACAATTATACCGTAAGCTGTCTGCTTCTGGCCTCCATGTCCCTCTGCTTTCTCTCTTCTTTAGCATTTATTGGATATCCAAACAACATCAAGTGTCTTCTTCGCCAAGTTACTTTTGGGATGGCTTTTGCTCTATGCGTCTCATGTGTCTTGGCCAAAACTGTTATGGTATTGATTGCATTTAAGGCCACAAAACCAAACAGTTGTTTGACCAAATGGGCTAGACCTCAAGTATCATATCTGATGATTGTGCtaggaacatttctccaattacTAATAAGTGTTACATGGTTGTTGATCACACCACCTTTCCCACAATACAACTTGAATGCAAAATCTGGGGTTATCATAGCAGAATGCAATGAAGGGTCCCTTGCAGGTTTTTGGTGTACGACTGGTTATTTAGGCATACTAGCCTTGGCTAGCTTTCTTGTGGCTTTCTTAACCAGACAGCTTCCTAGCAGGTACAATGAAGCTAGGTTcatcaccttcagcatgctggcTTTCCTAAGCGTCTGGGTGTCTTATATTCCAGCTTCACTCAGCACCAGTGGTAAATACACTGTAGCTATGGAGATATTTGCAATCCTTTCCTCAAACTGGGCCATGCTTTGCTGTATGTTTGCACCAAAATGTTATATTATTATGTTTCAACCCAGTATGAACTCAAGAAAACATCTCTTGGGCAACAGATAA